One stretch of Pseudomonas fluorescens Q2-87 DNA includes these proteins:
- the gcbA gene encoding diguanylate cyclase GcbA, whose amino-acid sequence MTEPEDPSRERLKHHFAQRVIHQARQILEIWQRLQRSEWSSTDLSELSEANLRLLRFAERFEQPEHSQLAQGISQSLQAVDANRGRLSSQLITEINRLMQRLSRTGLRHGDHLEQTFLPPLRKPIYVMLQDHDRAERLAKQLEFFGLSAQALGSVAAFRASMIERLPAAIVMDVDFSGPGAGLKLAAEAQEGLEQPLPLLFFSLLETDTPTRLAAVRAGGQEFLTGTLEASSLLEKIEVLTCVAQYEPYKVLIIDDSRAQALHTERLLNSAGIVTRTLIEPIQAMAELADFQPDLIILDMYMPACTGTELAKVIRHNDRYVSVPIIYLSAEDDLDKQLDAMSEGGDDFLTKPIKPRHLITTVRNRAARARNLKARMVRDSLTGLYNHTHILQLLEDCSFRARREGKPLSFAMLDIDHFKRVNDSHGHPMGDRVIKSLALFLKQRLRKTDFIGRYGGEEFAIVMPDTDIEAACKVLDEIRQRFAEIHYPAQPQDLWCTFSAGVVEMSDGCDSLMMASQADEALYRAKHAGRNRVQSARQSKQSATFSSESTDSVINV is encoded by the coding sequence ATGACCGAGCCAGAAGACCCCAGCCGTGAGCGCCTCAAGCACCACTTTGCCCAGCGGGTAATTCATCAGGCTCGTCAGATCCTGGAGATTTGGCAGCGCCTGCAACGCAGTGAGTGGTCAAGCACTGATCTGTCGGAGCTCAGCGAAGCCAATCTGCGCTTGCTGCGCTTCGCCGAGCGCTTCGAACAGCCCGAGCACTCCCAACTGGCCCAGGGCATCAGCCAGTCGCTGCAAGCGGTGGACGCCAATCGCGGGCGCCTGAGCAGCCAGTTGATCACCGAAATCAACCGCCTGATGCAGCGCTTGTCGCGCACCGGCCTGCGTCACGGCGACCACCTCGAACAGACTTTCCTGCCGCCACTGCGCAAACCCATCTATGTGATGCTGCAGGACCATGACCGTGCCGAGCGCCTGGCCAAACAGCTGGAGTTCTTCGGCCTCAGCGCCCAGGCGCTGGGCAGCGTCGCAGCGTTCCGGGCCTCGATGATCGAGCGCCTGCCCGCAGCCATCGTCATGGACGTGGATTTCAGCGGTCCCGGCGCAGGCCTGAAGCTGGCCGCCGAAGCCCAGGAAGGCCTGGAGCAACCGTTGCCGTTGCTGTTTTTCAGTTTGCTGGAAACCGACACCCCGACCCGCCTGGCGGCCGTACGCGCCGGCGGCCAGGAATTCCTCACCGGCACCCTGGAAGCCTCGAGCCTGCTGGAAAAAATCGAAGTACTGACCTGTGTCGCCCAGTACGAACCCTACAAAGTGCTGATCATCGATGATTCCCGCGCACAGGCTTTGCACACCGAACGCCTGCTCAACAGCGCCGGGATCGTCACCCGCACACTGATCGAGCCAATCCAGGCCATGGCCGAGCTGGCGGATTTCCAGCCCGACCTGATCATCCTCGACATGTACATGCCTGCCTGCACCGGCACGGAACTGGCAAAAGTGATCCGCCACAACGACCGCTACGTCAGCGTACCGATCATCTACCTGTCCGCCGAAGACGACCTGGACAAGCAACTCGACGCCATGAGCGAAGGCGGCGACGATTTCCTGACCAAGCCGATCAAGCCCCGGCATCTGATCACCACCGTGCGCAACCGCGCGGCCCGGGCCCGCAACCTCAAGGCGCGGATGGTGCGCGACAGCCTCACCGGCCTGTACAACCATACCCATATCCTGCAATTGCTCGAGGACTGCAGCTTCCGCGCCCGCCGCGAAGGCAAGCCCCTGAGCTTCGCCATGCTCGACATCGACCATTTCAAACGGGTCAATGACAGCCACGGCCACCCCATGGGCGACCGGGTAATCAAGAGCCTGGCGCTGTTTCTCAAGCAGCGCCTGCGCAAGACCGACTTCATCGGCCGTTACGGCGGTGAAGAGTTCGCCATCGTCATGCCCGACACCGATATCGAGGCTGCCTGCAAGGTGTTGGATGAGATTCGCCAACGCTTTGCCGAGATTCACTACCCGGCCCAGCCCCAAGATTTGTGGTGCACGTTCAGCGCCGGCGTGGTGGAGATGAGCGACGGTTGTGACAGCCTGATGATGGCGAGCCAGGCGGACGAAGCGCTGTACCGTGCCAAGCATGCCGGACGCAACCGAGTGCAGAGCGCGCGGCAATCAAAGCAAAGTGCCACCTTTTCATCGGAATCGACCGATTCGGTCATAAACGTGTAA
- a CDS encoding methyl-accepting chemotaxis protein → MRLKLLTNLNTVLLVAVCLGLGATLWWSQIALERPYLLMERYLGLSRQFQGEAARNIEDYLASGDALRLSAASQALETLQKELDQFPPELAKTLRPSLSNLDGFSKTDLLAAGKLAGDPQALLLQAERELSASLDQLAQYANGVPAYLPPLFAASQHLGRLSLTRDKLVSSGRSELAADVERELASIHVEAEHLDALPLLGVTASSESGSDDFAALMGLQTQETTATEDAGIALKRELNSLLGRYPAELARTRELIQKRTELSNATHLKIADVQQAIDAMEPAVRAQHGQIQAEVRLIQGVMIGLILLIALLIDTLQRRLARTLTHLAPALSTWAEGDFSRDIRVGASNRELQDIEASLNRLRAYLVDLVGTIRVNAEQVAGSSRALAELSGELHSGAEHQAGDTALIRDSLSELEATIQQVAGDASQAAEASRGAGHAVEHGQKVIGMSLTGLHALVGEVQGNAQMIEQLAEESATIGGVLTVIRSIADQTNLLALNAAIEAARAGEMGRGFAVVAEEVRSLAQRTAGATAEIQALIARLQLAARQSVEGMRAQVEHAEATASQAQAADGALDKIVEAIQTISDTAVRIADVTAQQSGAVSEIRDHSERIHQLGGDNLVRIGQGREQGDNLLVLGGRLHTAVQAFRV, encoded by the coding sequence ATGCGCCTGAAGCTGCTGACCAATCTCAATACTGTTCTTTTAGTTGCCGTGTGCCTGGGCCTGGGCGCCACGTTGTGGTGGTCGCAGATCGCCCTGGAGCGGCCCTATCTGCTGATGGAGCGCTACCTGGGCCTGTCGCGGCAGTTCCAGGGCGAAGCGGCACGCAATATCGAGGACTACCTGGCCAGCGGCGACGCCTTGCGCCTGAGCGCTGCCAGCCAGGCGTTGGAAACCCTGCAAAAAGAACTGGATCAATTCCCACCGGAACTGGCCAAGACCCTGCGCCCGAGCCTGTCGAACCTCGATGGCTTCAGCAAAACCGATCTGCTGGCCGCCGGCAAACTGGCTGGCGACCCGCAGGCGCTGTTGCTGCAGGCCGAGCGCGAACTGAGCGCCAGCCTCGACCAGCTCGCTCAATACGCCAATGGCGTCCCGGCCTACCTGCCACCGCTGTTTGCCGCTTCGCAGCACCTGGGACGGCTGTCCCTTACCCGGGACAAACTGGTCAGCAGTGGCCGCAGCGAATTGGCCGCCGATGTCGAACGGGAGCTGGCGAGTATCCATGTCGAGGCCGAACACCTCGACGCCCTGCCGCTGTTGGGCGTTACCGCCAGCAGTGAATCGGGCAGCGATGACTTCGCCGCGTTGATGGGGCTGCAAACCCAGGAAACAACCGCGACCGAAGATGCAGGCATCGCCCTCAAGCGCGAACTCAACAGCCTGCTCGGCCGTTACCCTGCTGAGCTGGCCCGCACCCGTGAACTGATCCAGAAACGCACCGAGCTGAGCAACGCCACGCACCTTAAAATCGCCGATGTGCAGCAGGCGATCGATGCCATGGAGCCGGCGGTGCGGGCCCAGCATGGGCAGATCCAGGCAGAGGTCCGGTTGATCCAGGGCGTGATGATCGGCCTGATCCTGCTGATCGCACTGCTCATCGACACGTTGCAGCGGCGCCTTGCCCGGACCTTGACCCACTTGGCCCCGGCCCTGTCGACCTGGGCCGAAGGGGACTTCAGCCGCGACATCCGGGTCGGCGCGAGCAACCGTGAGCTGCAAGACATCGAGGCCTCGCTCAATCGTCTTCGCGCTTATCTGGTGGACTTGGTGGGCACCATTCGCGTGAACGCCGAACAGGTCGCCGGCAGCAGCCGAGCCCTGGCCGAACTGAGTGGCGAGCTGCACAGCGGCGCCGAGCACCAGGCCGGCGATACGGCGCTGATCCGCGATTCCCTCAGCGAGCTTGAGGCCACGATCCAGCAGGTGGCCGGCGATGCCAGTCAGGCCGCCGAGGCCAGCCGCGGTGCCGGGCACGCCGTGGAGCATGGGCAGAAAGTCATCGGCATGAGCCTCACGGGCCTGCACGCACTGGTGGGCGAAGTGCAGGGCAACGCGCAGATGATCGAGCAACTGGCTGAGGAGTCCGCCACCATTGGCGGTGTGCTGACGGTAATTCGCTCGATCGCCGACCAGACCAACCTGCTGGCCTTGAACGCCGCCATCGAAGCCGCCCGTGCCGGGGAAATGGGCCGAGGCTTTGCCGTGGTGGCCGAGGAAGTCCGCTCACTGGCCCAGCGCACCGCGGGCGCCACGGCCGAGATCCAGGCGCTAATCGCCCGCCTGCAACTGGCCGCGCGCCAGTCGGTGGAAGGCATGCGTGCCCAGGTCGAACACGCCGAAGCCACCGCCAGCCAGGCACAAGCCGCCGACGGCGCGCTGGATAAAATCGTCGAGGCCATCCAGACCATTTCCGACACCGCCGTACGCATCGCCGATGTCACCGCCCAACAAAGCGGCGCCGTCAGCGAAATCCGCGATCACAGTGAACGTATCCACCAATTGGGCGGGGATAACCTGGTGCGCATCGGCCAGGGCCGGGAACAGGGCGACAACCTGTTGGTGCTGGGCGGAAGGCTGCACACGGCGGTGCAGGCGTTTCGAGTTTAA